The following proteins come from a genomic window of Asterias amurensis chromosome 15, ASM3211899v1:
- the LOC139948373 gene encoding D-galactoside-specific lectin-like produces MAGEAMYTLRALILLALAVGFLQVVNSESCSVMMSVDAGQDGHLLRQQTMSAFRATCRKDKKNKPTAVTIQKLVCEFINFAINCGDDEIISVKWALYGFVADSTHRCFVAGYAGPCDGDETASLEKVQSECQGKRQCNFTPNIDWYGSDPCPRVVKYLNVTYVCLLDNV; encoded by the exons ATGGCGGGCGAAGCAATGTACACCCTACGCGCACTCATTCTTCTTGCTTTGGCAGTCGGTTTCTTACAAGTTGTAAACAGTGAATCCTGCAGCGTGATGATGTCGGTGGATGCTGGCCAAGATGGTCATCTACTCAGACAGCAAACAATGTCGGCCTTTAGAGCAACTTGCCGTAAAGACAAGAAGAATAAACCAACGGCAGTCACTA TTCAAAAGCTTGTATGTGAGTTCATTAACTTCGCTATCAACTGTGGAGACGATGAGATCATCAGTGTAAAGTGGGCCCTCTACGGTTTCGTTGCTGACAGTACACATCGTTGTTTCGTCGCCGGCTATGCAGGCCCCTGTGACGGGGATGAAACCGCATCGCTTGAGAAAGTGCAGAGCGAGTGCCAGGGGAAACGACAATGCAACTTCACCCCGAACATCGATTGGTATGGATCGGATCCCTGTCCACGAGTTGTAAAGTATCTCAACGTCACGTACGTCTGCCTGCTTGACAACGTGTGA